One Drosophila santomea strain STO CAGO 1482 chromosome X, Prin_Dsan_1.1, whole genome shotgun sequence DNA segment encodes these proteins:
- the LOC120456900 gene encoding inositol hexakisphosphate and diphosphoinositol-pentakisphosphate kinase isoform X5 produces the protein MEWTWFKDWWRLKKLRSRHQRHKKKLEAAAAAAGAAVTAAAVLPGSECEESGFKDPQTNRRHSLDAVPSNETIARRRRGGRDRLRRNRLLQRQRRSQSAGVRSQPGAGNARYRRQDDDDGEYGPFNVSDYEDYGPSLGSDEESDDFCYCDVCMNGDTDFGDSNDGMDSDTSTSSSNSKQVVVGICAMAKKTQSKPMKEILTRLGEFEFIKLVTFEENVILREPVQNWPTCDCLVSFHSKGFPLEKAIEYAQLRNPFVLNNLHMQYDIQDRRRVYAILEKEGIEIPRYAVLDRDSPDPKHHELIESEDHVEVNGITFNKPFVEKPVSAEDHNIYIYYPTSAGGGSQRLFRKIGSRSSVYSPESRVRKTGSFIYEDFMPTDVYFSGTDVKVYTVGPDYAHAEARKSPALDGKVERDSEGKEIRYPVILNHSEKLISRKVCLAFKQTVCGFDLLRANGKSYVCDVNGFSFVKNSNKYYDDCAKILGNMILRELTPTLHIPWSVPFQLDDPPIVPTTFGKMMELRCVVAVIRHGDRTPKQKMKVEVRHPKFFEIFEKYDGYKLGHVKLKRPKQLQEILDIARFLLSEIHTKAHAEIEEKESKLEQLKNVLEMYGHFSGINRKVQMKYQPKGRPRGSSSDDTDQPVEPSLVLILKWGGELTPAGRIQAEELGRIFRCMYPGGQGRSDYSGTQGLGLLRLHSTFRHDLKIYASDEGRVQMTAAAFAKGLLALEGELTPILVQMVKSANTNGLLDNDCDSSKYQNLAKGRLHELMQNDREFSKEDRELINPCNSKSITQALDFVKNPVDCCHHVHLLIRELLHIISIKKDDPKTKDAILYHGETWDLMRCRWEKIEKDFSTKSKLFDISKIPDIYDCIKYDLQHNQHTLQYDQAEELYIYAKNLADIVIPQEYGLTPQEKLAIGQGICSPLLRKIKGDLQRNIDEVEDEFMNRLNPHYSHGVASPQRHVRTRLYFTSESHVHSLLTVLRYGGLLNVVTDEQWRRAMDYISMVSELNYMSQIVIMLYEDPTKDPTSEERFHVELHFSPGVNCCVQKNLPPGPGFRPHSHGDNACNVSLQSSDESNPARIEEENDSNSGEEREGKKRGTSDQRSSDRSAERTPPAFGFNRLELRSKQFKSKPIPIGAHHTVSGHEAMDLAKRLNEELASQQQQQNQQLRPISPDIRAVSPDCEPRSRSFEQRPTSGVCAKEPVVVFPDVEEISQDPNLNYEDSSRTRTSEFGEIPHARVGAASNSDGGAHPKAHLRTAFQIRVTNSLSFFKIDSSTNELPLSDIDFSLHPATPQCGPSSHKRLHVLTMRRMESCDDGEDLEQLRHLPQISPMATNERPLSSCNCSSSAAQTHSHSKSLMDLAQVVVVSSPQETAQNQEQGCDPSTAADMSVSSFDDDFQLSSSAPAILMSADFGQRPVVASLSPMVHATTSPTASTLRLCQDMDKASASVSSSAQRKATSSSCGQLSMAASAPVVTENPFRFTVSSVGSAASNSACFVSSFEPIEEQVTSIMEIDPKALQPAPQVVYNLPTVLITGTASSTELTSTRNCNITSVTNADSAMLTPIETEINSEIGISNEIGIETKGITTTHTPCSNATVTRTDTKTAITTDPTTVTATETAEDTPMDIQTNISIGKCTPGPTPTVTTTTDITKGIRDFAPTATQTSPTTFTPSTTTTTTGAAAALFDNTATMSSNRPFTNQFQSIDPTSNDAPHQNHVHQHQHQHQHQHQHQHQHQHQHQHQHQHQHHQHQHQHQHKHQHQHQNHQNSTTSIDQQQRNSRTVNNTLNENHTTATITNNTTTTPSCCTNTIATDSQVSVSVSASVSSANSSTSSRRQRHSIAGQMSYMKMLGFGGFSKKMATSANSLFSTAVISGSSSAPNLRDMIPVSSSGFGDVPPIRPLETLHNALSLRKLDCFLQDMILAQIFKTPTGSPPRGFSKNTLPAVSSMTLTSPNQAEAIGHEPQIGRQPPISTTVTTTFDRRGSESGSTANAHLRLLSESQCPNLDDSNAEVREPLAGKMELWQRDSLKPAEEKEVTLPELETKPSLDLTMEIMEHGAAGPASFQPMNRDSLESGEGTMGDGVFLSVCEKQGSGSTCITPVSFGMDLDLSMVANKGSITLSVEGFEDDEDATLSAATTPSLPADCEPRLESCYCCPSHAEGPPEVSSDDPRFGFALSVRVTQVSPEHARPVRRAHDPVSPRIQKQICLFEGNAAPATCQEKTESSGSVGGGAILHASINLPAAGPLHLRQDARLRKFENLTQSTSNSNFPFESNTLKRVPMQTTNDYDNVSHTQSCINLKSGSSGVLGGSPQRQRGSDGGGAGASGVPAEREPPRVHYGRMMNTCCSASASPSPSPSPSPGALIVKERFIEPPKRGVVRGYHCKTQSMDADFLFNEFLLLPALAPAKLSFDSSDIDQASDDDAPSNSKQRHA, from the exons ATGGAGTGGACTTGGTTCAAGGACTGGTGGCGTCTCAAGAAGCTCCGATCTCGTCACCAGCGACATAAGAAAAAACTCGAAGCAGCCGCCGCGGCCGCTGGAGCTGCGGTGACTGCTGCAGCGGTTTTACCCGGATCTGAGTGTGAGGAAAGCGGTTTTAAGGATCCGCAGACCAATCGTCGCCACAGCTTGGACGCAGTGCCTTCCAATGAAACCATAGCCAGAAGACGCCGTGGTGGTCGCGATCGCCTGCGCCGGAATCGCTTGCTGCAGCGCCAGCGACGGAGTCAAAGTGCCGGAGTCCGCAGTCAACCTGGTGCAGGAAATGCACGTTATAGGAGAcaggacgacgacgatggGGAGTACGGACCCTTTAACGTCAGCGATTACGAGGATTACGGACCGAGTCTTGGCAGCGACGAGGAGAGTGATGATTTCTGCTACTGTGATGTCTGTATGAAT GGCGACACGGACTTTGGAGACAGCAATGACGGAATGGACTCTGACACGAGCACCTCTTCCAGCAATAGCAAGCAGGTGGTCGTCGGCATTTGCGCGATGGCAAAGAAGACACAGTCAAAGCCAATGAAGGAGATCCTGACACGGCTTGGGGAGTTCGAGTTCATCAAACTGGTGACGTTCGAGGAGAACGTGATCCTGCGAGAACCTGTCCAAAATTGGCCCACCTGCGACTGCCTGGTGTCGTTTCACTCGAAGGGGTTTCCCCTAGAGAAAGCCATCGAGTATGCCCAGCTAAGGAATCCCTTTGTGCTGAATAACCTGCACATGCAGTACGACATTCAGGACAGGAGGAGGGTGTACGCCATTCTCGAGAAGGAGGGCATTGAGATTCCGCGCTATGCCGTCCTCGATCGCGATTCGCCGGATCCCAAAC ACCATGAGCTCATTGAATCCGAGGACCATGTGGAGGTAAATGGCATTACCTTTAACAAGCCGTTCGTTGAGAAGCCTGTGTCGGCGGAGGACCacaacatatacatatactacCCGACGTCGGCGGGCGGTGGAAGTCAGCGACTTTTCCGAAAGATCGGCAGTCGGAGCAGCGTATATTCTCCGGAGTCAAGGGTGCGAAAGACAGGATCTTTTATCTACGAGGACTTTATGCCCACCGATG TATACTTTTCAGGCACGGATGTCAAGGTGTACACCGTGGGACCGGACTACGCCCATGCCGAAGCCCGTAAAAGTCCCGCTCTGGATGGCAAAGTAGAGCGCGACAGCGAGGGGAAAGAGATCCGCTATCCAGTGATCCTCAATCATTCCGAGAAGCTCATCTCACGCAAGGTGTGCCTGGCCTTTAAGCAAACCGTCTGTGGATTCGATTTGTTGCGAGCCAACGGGAAGAGCTATGTCTGCGATGTTAACGGGTTTAGCTTCGTTAAGAACTCGAACAAGTACTATGATGACTGCGCCAAGATACTGGGTAACATGATTCTCAGGGAGCTAACACCTACCCTGCACATCCCGTGGTCAGTGCCCTTTCAATTAGACGATCCCCCCATTGTGCCCACCACTTTCGGCAAAATGATGGAGCTGCGCTGCGTGGTGGCCGTAATTAGACATGGCGATCGCAcgcccaaacaaaaaatgaaggTTGAGGTGCGGCATCCCAA ATTTTTCGAGATCTTCGAGAAGTACGACGGCTACAAGCTGGGCCACGTTAAGCTTAAGCGCCCGAAGCAGCTTCAAGAGATCCTGGACATTGCCCGCTTCCTGCTCAGTGAGATTCACACCAAAGCGCATGCTGAGATCGAGGAAAAGGAGAGCAagctggagcagctgaagAACGTTCTGGAGATGTACGGTCACTTTTCAGGCATAAACCGGAAGGTTCAAATGAAATACCAACCAAAGGGTCGTCCACGTGGCTCCAGCTCCGATGATA CGGATCAGCCGGTGGAGCCCTCTCTGGTTCTCATCCTTAAGTGGGGCGGCGAACTGACGCCAGCAGGCCGCATCCAGGCGGAGGAGTTGGGCCGTATTTTTCGATGCATGTATCCAGGTGGCCAGGGAAGATCGGATTACTCGGGCACCCAAGGTCTAGGTTTGCTCAG ATTGCACTCCACATTCCGGCATGACCTAAAGATCTACGCTTCAGATGAGGGTCGTGTCCAGATGACGGCTGCCGCTTTTGCCAAGGGTTTGCTGGCCTTGGAAGGAGAACTTACACCTATTCTTGTCCAGATGGTAAAAAGCGCCAATACAAATGGACTGCTGGACAATGATTGCGACTCCAGCAAGTATCAAAACTT GGCTAAAGGTCGCCTTCACGAGCTTATGCAAAACGACCGAGAGTTTTCTAAGGAGGATCGCGAGCTGATTAATCCTTGCAATAGCAAATCGATTACCCAGGCGCTGGATTTTGTGAAAAATCCTGTGGACTGCTGTCACCACGTACACCTGCTTATCCGTGAGCTTCTTCACATTATTAGCATCAAAAAGGATGATCCGAAAACCAAGGACGCCATCTTATATCACGGCGAGACGTGGGACCTGATGCGCTGTCGCTGGGAAAAAATTGAGAAGGATTTTAGCACCAAATCCAAGTTGTTTGACATCTCGAAGATTCCAGATATATATGATTGCATCAAGTACGATCTGCAGCATAATCAGCACACGTTGCAATATGATCAGGCGGAGGAGTTGTATATCTACGCGAAGAACCTGGCTGATATAGTCATACCACAGGAGTATGGCCTGACGCCGCAGGAGAAACTGGCAATAGGTCAAGGTATCTGTTCACCATTACTAAGAAAGATCAAGGGTGATCTGCAGCGAAACATCGACGAAGTGGAAGACGAGTTTATGAACCGTTTGAATCCACATTACAGCCATGGTGTTGCAAGTCCCCAGAGGCATGTCCGCACAAGGCTCTACTTTACTAGCGAATCGCATGTCCACTCTCTGCTCACAGTTTTGCGTTATGGGGGATTGCTTAATGTGGTCACAGATGAGCAGTGGCGTCGGGCTATGGACTATATTTCGATGGTATCGGAGCTCAACTATATGTCTCAGATTGTCATTATGCTCTACGAGGACCCTACCAAAGATCCAACTTCTGAGGAACGTTTCCATGTCGAACTGCACTTTAGTCCGGGTGTAAATTGCTGTGTGCAAAAGAATTTACCACCAGGTCCGGGCTTTCGGCCGCACTCGCACGGCGACAATGCCTGCAATGTAAGTTTGCAATCCTCGGACGAGTCAAATCCTGCCAGGATTGAGGAGGAGAACGACTCGAACTCAGGAGAGGAGCGGGAGGGCAAAAAGCGAGGG ACTTCCGACCAAAGGAGTTCGGATCGCAGTGCGGAACGCACCCCCCCTGCCTTCGGATTCAACCGATTGGAGCTTAGGTCCAAGCAGTTCAAATCGAAACCCATCCCCATCGGAGCCCATCACACGGTCAGTGGCCATGAAGCCATGGATCTAGCTAAGCGGTTGAACGAGGAGCTGGcctcgcagcagcagcagcaaaaccaGCAGCTTCGACCAATCAGTCCGGATATCAGGGCAGTGAGTCCTGACTGCGAGCCACGCTCCCGGAGTTTTGAGCAGCGTCCCACGTCTGGCGTCTGTGCCAAAGAACCGG TAGTTGTTTTCCCTGATGTCGAAGAAATTTCCCAGGATCCTAATCTTAATTATGAGGATAGTTCTCGGACTCGTACTTCTGAATTCGGGGAGATTCCTCATGCTCGAGTGGGCGCTGCCAGTAACTCGGATGGGGGAGCTCATCCGAAAGCGCATCTTCGCACGGCCTTTCAGATTCGTGTTACGAATAGTCTGTCCTTCTTTAAAATTGACTCTTCGACAAACGAGCTGCCTTTGTCGGACATAGATTTTTCGCTGCATCCAGCTACTCCCCAATGCGGTCCCTCGTCGCACAAACGCCTTCACGTGTTGACCATGCGGCGGATGGAGAGTTGCGACGATGGGGAAGATCTCGAGCAGCTCCGACATCTGCCACAGATCTCGCCAATGGCTACCAATGAGCGACCCTTAAGTTCCTGCAATTGCAGTAGCTCAGCGGCCCAGACGCACTCGCACTCAAAAAGTCTAATGGACTTGGCACAAGTGGTGGTGGTGTCTTCCCCGCAAGAAACTGCCCAGAATCAGGAGCAAGGTTGTGACCCGTCAACGGCGGCGGATATGAGTGTCAGTAGTTTTGATGATGACTTTCAGTTGTCCAGCTCAGCACCGGCTATCCTGATGAGCGCAGACTTCGGTCAAAGGCCCGTGGTGGCGTCTCTTTCGCCAATGGTGCATGCCACCACTTCGCCCACTGCCTCTACTTTACGGCTCTGCCAAGACATGGACAAGGCTTCGGCTTCTGTTTCGTCCTCTGCTCAACGCAAGGCCACTAGTAGCTCCTGTGGTCAGCTGTCCATGgcagcttctgctcctgttgtGACGGAAAATCCATTTCGCTTCACTGTTTCATCCGTGGGTTCTGCAGCTTCCAATAGCGCCTGTTTTGTAAGCAGCTTCGAGCCCATAGAAGAGCAGGTCACGTCTATAATGGAGATAGATCCAAAAGCCCTGCAGCCAGCTCCTCAAGTAGTATATAATCTGCCCACTGTGCTTATTACGGGAACAGCAAGTAGTACAGAATTGACCAGCACCAGAAATTGCAATATAACGTCTGTAACGAACGCAGACTCTGCAATGCTTACACCGATAGAAACCGAAATAAATTCAGAAATAGGTATATCAAACGAGATAGGAATAGAGACAAAAGGGATTACAACCACACATACTCCCTGCAGTAATGCAACAGTAACCCGAACTGATACAAAAACAGCTATAACAACAGATCCAACAACGGTTACAGCAACAGAGACAGCAGAAGATACACCAATGGatatacaaacaaatataagTATCGGAAAATGTACACCAGGGCCTACACCAACAGTTACTACTACTACCGATATTACAAAAGGTATACGAGACTTCGCACCCACAGCCACCCAAACATCCCCAACAACATTTACACCAtccaccaccacaacaacaactggagcagcagcagctttgTTTGATAATACAGCAACAATGTCTTCTAATCGACCATTTACTAACCAATTCCAATCGATCGATCCCACTTCAAACGACGCACCACACCAAAATCATgtacatcaacatcaacatcaacatcaacatcaacatcaacatcaacatcaacatcaacatcaacatcaacaccaacatcaacatcaacatcatcaacaccaacaccaacaccaacacaaacatcaacatcaacaccAAAATCATCAAAACTCCACAACATCCATCGATCAACAACAACGAAATTCACGCACCGTCAATAACACACTGAACGAAAACCACACCACCGCCACAATTACAAACAACACTACCACGACCCCTTCTTGTTGTACCAATACCATCGCCACAGATAGCCAAGTCTCGGTGTCGGTCTCGGCATCGGTGTCATCGGCCAACTCGTCCACCTCGTCGCGTCGCCAAAGACACAGTATTGCCGGCCAGATGTCCTATATGAAAATGTTGGGTTTCGGTGGTTTTAGCAAAAAGATGGCCACCAGCGCAAATAGCCTTTTCAGCACTGCCGTCATCAGCGGCAGCTCGTCCGCTCCTAATCTTCGCGACATGATACCGGTCTCCTCATCCG GATTTGGCGATGTACCACCAATCCGCCCGCTTGAGACACTGCACAACGCCCTTTCGCTGCGCAAGCTGGACTGCTTCTTGCAGGACATGATCCTGGCGCAGATCTTTAAGACGCCGACTGGGTCTCCGCCCCGGGGTTTCTCTAAGAACACTTTGCCAGCGGTCTCCTCGATGACTCTAACCTCCCCAAATCAGGCGGAGGCGATCGGCCACGAGCCGCAAATTGGTAGACAACCGCCGATATCAACGACCGTAACGACCACCTTTGACCGGCGTGGCAGCGAGTCCGGATCCACAGCGAATGCCCATCTGCGACTTCTCTCGGAGAGCCAGTGCCCCAATCTGGACGATAGCAACGCCGAAGTGCGGGAACCGCTGGCGGGAAAGATGGAGC TTTGGCAGCGAGACAGTCTGAAGCCAGCCGAGGAGAAGGAAGTAACACTACCCGAATTGGAAACAAAGCCAAG CTTGGACCTTACCATGGAAATTATGGAGCATGGTGCCGCGGGTCCCGCCTCCTTTCAGCCGATGAATCGGGACAGCCTGGAGTCCGGCGAGGGAACGATGGGCGACGGAGTCTTTCTGAGTGTTTGCGAGAAACAGGGCAGCGGGAGCACCTGCATCACACCGGTTAGTTTTGGCATGGATCTGGACCTGAGCATGGTGGCTAACAAGGGCTCCATTACGCTGTCCGTGGAA GGGTTCGAAGATGATGAAGATGCCACTTTGTCGGCGGCCACAACACCTTCGCTTCCCGCCGACTGTGAGCCACGACTCGAGAGTTGCTACTGTTGCCCCAGCCATGCAGAGGGTCCCCCGGAGGTCTCCAGCGACGATCCACGATTTGGCTTTGCGCTGTCCGTTCGAGTCACCCAAGTTTCGCCGGAGCATGCGCGACCAGTGCGTCGTGCCCATGATCCTGTCTCTCCAAGGATACAGAAACAGATTTGCTTGTTCGAGGGAAACGCGGCTCCAGCAACGTGTCAGGAGAAGACCGAGTCAAGCGGGTCGGTTGGGGGCGGAGCAATTCTGCACGCGTCCATCAACTTGCCGGCGGCGGGACCGCTTCATCTGCGCCAGGATGCTCGGCTGCGCAAGTTCGAGAATCTCACTCAGTCCACATCGAACTCGAACTTTCCCTTCGAAAGCAACACCCTAAAGCGGGTGCCCATGCAGACCACCAATGACTACGACAACGTGAGCCACACCCAGAGCTGCATAAACCTCAAAAGTGGTAGCAGTGGAGTCCTCGGGGGATCGCCGCAGCGTCAGAGAG GATCCGATGGAGGAGGCGCAGGTGCAAGTGGAGTCCCGGCAGAGCGGGAGCCACCGCGTGTCCATTACGGACGGATGATGAACACATGCTGCTCCGCCTCGGCCTCGCCGTCCCCCTCGCCGTCTCCTTCGCCGGGAGCGCTGATTGTCAAGGAGCGGTTCATCGAACCGCCCAAGCGGGGCGTCGTGCGCGGATACCATTGCAAAACGCAATCCATGGACGCCGACTTCCTGTTCAACgagtttctgctgctgccggcCTTGGCGCCCGCCAAGCTATCCTTTGATAGTTCCGATATCGATCAGGCCAGCGATGACGACGCTCCGAGCAACTCGAAGCAAAGGCACGCCTAA